Sequence from the Sesamum indicum cultivar Zhongzhi No. 13 unplaced genomic scaffold, S_indicum_v1.0 scaffold00695, whole genome shotgun sequence genome:
tttataacttCTTCAACTTCTTGATGTTTCTTGATTTCGAAATTTTCCTAGTTagatttcttgatttcaacAACTACTGGGGTTTTATGATGATTTTTCATCTGCTAAAACTTGGGTTTCTGATATTTTTGGGGGGTTTGTAAAGAGATTTTATAGGTTGAATCACGCGGACATTAGAATCCAAAAGCAAGTAaattaaaggatgaaataCTGAATGTGCATGTACgcctttctttctcttcaatCTGCCTCATTATCGCCAAGTATTGGCAAAATTGTTTTATGGAAACCCGTGTGAAAGAAAAACTTTAGAGTACGTTATTACATTGAATTTctattaatcttttttctttccataACTGATTGACATAAGGGGATCTTTTTGGCCTTTATCTCAACTTATTTAGTATCTTACTTTCACTGCCGTTCTCATACTATTATTGATTATCACTTTGATCAACTTCCATTTGAAAGAATAAAGATTTAATTGATCAGAAGGATGTTATCccaacttttgttttttaaactTCATTCTCATTCTATGGCATATTAAGAACCAGTctcattcattattttctttgtgatGAATAATGGGGGTGGGTGGTTTTAGTTTGCATGAGTATAATCTTGATGGCATATTTCAACTTTCTGATATTTGTGATCTCTTTTACATTTCAACCATCCATATTGATAACTTACCTTTTGCCTTCTCaaccatcaaaattaatttaaaaagatgaaTATACTATGGGAATATTTggtgtttataaatatagtttgGAGTCTTCCAGTTTGAACAATTGTTTGGATTGATTTGAGTAAGAAACTTTGATACTTGAAGCACTTATTGATGTCTGATGCAGGACGAATCACTAATCATGTGTATGCTTGATAACCACTGTAAGTCAACTACCACCATACCCATGAGTAGACTGGAGAGGCTTATAAGGGAAAGAAAGCTAAGACGGTCCACCAGGTCTTCTCAATCTAATGAAGAAACGAGAGACAATAATGGGGATGTGGACACTTTTGGAAACATAAATGACCTGTATCTATCCAACGGTGAGAGGGGATACCGAGAGGGTGATTTCATTGAGGGGAATGCTTCAGCAAAACATCTGAATGATGGCTGTGAGAAACAGGATGGTCGAGTCCCCAAACAAAGGTTGATAGTTGTGGCCAACAGGCTCCCTGTGTCTGCAATTAGAAGAAGCGAAGACTCATGGGCTCTTGAAATAAGTGTGGGAGGCCTAGTTAGTGCTCTTCTGGGTAAGAAATAGACAGTGGTGTCTGTATTTCTGTTGTGTATTCAGAACCATTTGCCAATTGTTTTGCCTATGCCTAATTCTGTTGTTGTCTTACTATGACACTTGCTCTTCGTAACTGCATAGTCATGACCTTTTATCAATGATGAGTCTTAGGAACTTGTTGAATTATATCCTCTTGAAGGTGTCAGTGAGTTTGAAGCTAGATGGATAGGATGGGCTGGTGTAAATGTTCCTGATCAAGCCGGACAGAGGTCGCTAACTAAAGCTCTAGCTGAAAAGGTTCGTATACATGGATTAATCTGAAACTGTTATTAACGTCTAACATTTCATGTTATTCTTCACTGGAACATTGCCTTACATCACCTAATGACTGAAACTTATTCTTCTAACTACTGCAGAGGTGCATCCCTGTGTTCCTCGATGAGGAAATTGTTCACCAATACTATAATGGTTACTGTAACAACATCTTATGGCCTCTTTTCCACTATCTTGGGCTTCCACAAGAAGACCGCCTTGCAACCACGCGAAGCTTCCAGTCTCAGTTTGCTGCGTACAAGAAAGCAAACCAGATGTTTGCTCATGTTGTCAATGAGCATTACAGGGAGGGTGATGTGGTTTGGTGCCATGATTATCATCTGATGTTTCTCCCGAGGTGCCTTAAAGACTATAACAACAAAATGAAAGTGGGTTGGTTTCTCCACACCCCTTTCCCCTCATCTGAAATTCATCGAACATTGCCGTCAAGATCAGAACTGTTAAGATCTGTTCTTGCTGCTGATTTGGTTGGGTGAGTCCCATTATTTTTAGCAAGTTTCTATCTTTCCTCTGTATGTCTTGTTACATAATGGATAGGGGACAAATTTAGGACATATTTATGACAGAATTTCTAATTGATGAATAATGAGGGAACACTAGGAACTCAATGgttgataaatttgattgaagCTTAGCGTCTAAGATAATTCCCCTAGAGCTATGTAGTCGGAAGATGTACTAATACTGATGAACAGGCTGGGGTGTGATAACTACTAGGCAAGGGGACATCCCCGGCATGCCTTAGGTCATATCAGGGAAGCTAGAGCACTGAGGAACATATATGGCAATGTTACCCATGGATAATTTAGGTATATTTAATGTACAAGTTTCACATGGACTTTCATGTTCTTAAAACATTCAATGCCCTACGAATTGAAGAGCCAGAATGTCAAGTATAAAATTCTAAGTGTTTCATGCATCTGTCCTTGTTAAACTTTGTCCATGAAGCAAATAACATAGGATGTTACATTCTTCCTAACTTGTTAAGATctcacacatatatatgttgtggTGTTTGCTCTCAGATTTCACACATATGATTATGCAAGGCATTTTGTAAGTGCATGTACTCGTATTTTGGGGCTTGAAGGCACACCTGATGGTGTGGAAGATCAAGGAAAGCTCACTCGCGTTGCTGCGGTATAGGCATATGGAATAGCAGAATTTTCCCTTCTTACACCTCATGCTTGCAACAGAATTGCAATGCACATCATTTCATGGCATTATTAAGACTAATTCATTAGGACTTCTGATCTACAGTTTCCAATTGGTATAGATTCTGATCGGTTCATTCGAGCGCTTGAGCTTCCACAAGTGAAGAATCACATCGAAGTATTGAAAGAGAGGTTTGCTGGAAGAAAGGTACACATAGCATGTGCTAGGACGATAGTCACTGTTGCGGACTTATGTTTACTCAGTATATTATGTGGGATATAATGTTTGAACTTCTACAACACTGTCTTTCTGTAAGTTTGTAATATCATCCTGATGAGCTATATTAGCCGATCTGCATGTCTTTCATTGTGCCCTCAGTCTCAATATAATGGAGGTTTGGATATTGGATTAGCTTTCTTTGGACTTTGTCTTGGTGTTGGTTAATTCTATTTCTTAGTCGCTAATGCTGCTTTTATGTGTTTGAACAGGTAATGCTAGGAGTTGATCGTCTGGATATGATTAAGGGAATACCCCAGAAAATTTTggcatttgaaaaattccttgaagaaaatccaatttggCGCGACAAGGTAGTTTTAGTACAAATTGCTGTACCAACAAGGACAGATGTTCCTGAGTGTATGTATCCTCATCCTTTATGCTCAACTGTAGTGAAGTTGGTAATAATAATCACTACTACTTTTACTAGTGTttctacattttttatatgtattaggTTGTATAtttaagagaaagaaagagaaatagaTCTGAAATCAAGACTTTTTTTAAggttatttgg
This genomic interval carries:
- the LOC105180323 gene encoding alpha,alpha-trehalose-phosphate synthase [UDP-forming] 1-like, which codes for MEPSQGNGISYNNNLDESLIMCMLDNHCKSTTTIPMSRLERLIRERKLRRSTRSSQSNEETRDNNGDVDTFGNINDLYLSNGERGYREGDFIEGNASAKHLNDGCEKQDGRVPKQRLIVVANRLPVSAIRRSEDSWALEISVGGLVSALLGVSEFEARWIGWAGVNVPDQAGQRSLTKALAEKRCIPVFLDEEIVHQYYNGYCNNILWPLFHYLGLPQEDRLATTRSFQSQFAAYKKANQMFAHVVNEHYREGDVVWCHDYHLMFLPRCLKDYNNKMKVGWFLHTPFPSSEIHRTLPSRSELLRSVLAADLVGFHTYDYARHFVSACTRILGLEGTPDGVEDQGKLTRVAAFPIGIDSDRFIRALELPQVKNHIEVLKERFAGRKVMLGVDRLDMIKGIPQKILAFEKFLEENPIWRDKVVLVQIAVPTRTDVPECMYPHPLCSTVVKL